A genomic window from Triticum urartu cultivar G1812 chromosome 7, Tu2.1, whole genome shotgun sequence includes:
- the LOC125520052 gene encoding origin of replication complex subunit 3, with the protein MGTPSREAPLTAANNIQPFFVLHKASAGASASISSPATSRARRRIEVSQPSSPNPKSAKRPRDDDDEADMEMYEQLRLEAFHCTWSKIQSTINEVLRGINLKLFDQVLRWVQESFSAIRSIMRPRPAEIQQPYPLLTDVICRKIPTAFVLTKNAEFVDDVTTFRDLMDHLESNGCHLAKLSATELSSKNGVGGCLRSLLRQLLSDVPDVADVSALASWYCKGDNYDQPIIIIIDDLEQCSGDVLGELLMTLSEWVIKIPIFFVMGIATTLDAPRKLLSSEALQRLDPCKLTLGSPSDRMNALVEAILVKPCAGFCISHEVAVFLRNYFFRHDGTITSFISALKLACSKHFSVEPLSFLCMGMLEEDSENFWRDKFGALPVAIQKQAFGLPSCTRENNSIKPGNNLVEGLSELMKLQKDWSSVLSCLYEAGRHGKVQLLDIFCEAINPDLHTQNDSNNELLSKPTSGNLSSGKSGAGRRCIAQALDTVRYMPMETLFRVLEVWSIHLEGMNEINAKVKELQSTTTSEDCVTITKDKWPRRSTNSTAIGTVPLNDKATMLLDDITRNFLVPVECLPFHEIICFKNVGVLQSALIGNPRRMVQLDLLKSQSRLNCSCCSRNGIAVSASLHDTSVMCNLAQEYGDVINLHDWYLSFDGIINSKGKSKLVGSPSKKKSKATPQQSGAMIQARFCRAVTELQITGLLRMPSKRRPDLVQRIAFGP; encoded by the exons ATGGGTACACCATCCCGCGAAGCTCCGCTCACAGCCGCCAACAATATCCAG CCGTTCTTTGTACTTCATAAGGCGTCCGCTGGTGCATCCGCATCCATTTCCTCCCCGGCAACTTCCCGGGCTCGGCGGCGAATCGAGGTCTCCCAGCCGTCATCTCCCAACCCCAAATCTGCAAAGAGACCGCGGGATGACGACGATGAGGCGGACATGGAGATGTACGAGCAGCTCCGCCTGGAGGCCTTCCACTGCACCTGGTCTAAGATCCAATCCACCATCAAT GAGGTCCTCAGAGGCATCAACCTCAAGCTGTTCGACCAGGTGCTGCGGTGGGTCCAGGAATCCTTCTCCGCGATCCGCTCTATCATGAGACCCCGCCCTGCCGAAATCCAGCAACCGTACCCTCTCTTAACTGATGTGATCTGCAGAAAGATACCAACGGCATTTGTTCTCACTA AGAACGCAGAATTTGTTGATGATGTCACGACATTTCGGGATCTCATGGATCATCTGGAGTCTAATGGATGTCACTTGGCCAAGCTCTCGGCAACGGAATTATCATCAAAGAATGGAGTCGGTGGCTGTTTAAGGAGCTTGTTGAGGCAGCTGCTTTCAGATGTTCCAGAT GTAGCGGATGTATCTGCACTCGCATCTTGGTACTGCAAAGGCGACAATTACGATCAACCTATCATTATCATAATTGATGATTTAGAGCAATGCTCCGGTGATGTCTTGGGAGAGCTTCTGATGACGCTGAG TGAGTGGGTAATTAAGATACCAATCTTCTTTGTAATGGGGATAGCAACTACCCTTGACGCACCACGGAAACTGCTCTCATCGGAAGCTCTTCAAAGATTAGATCCCTGTAAACTCACGTTGGGGTCTCCCTCTGATAGAATGAATGCCCTTGTGGAGGCCATCCTTGTTAAACCATGTGCCGGTTTCTGCATCAGTCACGAAGTTGCAGTCTTCCTCAGAAATTACTTTTTCAGACACGATGGGACAATAACATCATTCATTAGTGCTCTCAAG CTTGCATGCAGtaagcacttctccgtcgaaccTTTGAGTTTCTTGTGCATGGGAATGCTTGAAGAGGATTCTGAG AACTTTTGGCGTGATAAATTTGGTGCACTGCCTGTAGCAATTCAGAAACAAGCTTTTGGTTTACCCTCATGCACTAG GGAAAATAACTCAATCAAGCCTGGCAACAATTTGGTAGAAGGGTTGTCTGAGCTGATGAAGCTGCAAAAGGATTGGAGTTCTGTTCTCTCG TGCTTGTATGAAGCTGGaagacatggcaaagtgcaacttCTAGATATTTTCTGTGAGGCAATCAATCCGGATCTGCATACTCAGAATGATTCAAATAATGAACTGCTGTCTAAACCGACAAGTGGGAATCTATCAAGTGGAAAATCAGGTGCTGGTAGAAGATGTATAGCTCAGGCATTGGATACAGTAAG ATACATGCCTATGGAAACATTATTTCGTGTTCTTGAAGTTTGGAGCATCCATTTAGAAGGAATGAATGAG ATTAATGCCAAGGTCAAAGAGCTTCAGTCAACCACAACCAGTGAAGATTGTGTGACAATCACAAAGGATAAGTGGCCTAG GAGATCAACAAATAGTACTGCAATTGGAACAGTGCCATTAAACGATAAAGCTACCATGCTATTGGATGATATTACGAG AAATTTTTTGGTGCCTGTCGAGTGTTTACCTTTCCACGAAATCATTTGCTTCAAGAATGTTGGTGTTCTCCAATCT GCACTAATTGGAAACCCAAGAAGAATGGTTCAGCTTGATCTCCTGAAGTCACAGAGCCGTCTTAATTGCTCTTGCTGCAGCAGAAATGGAATTGCTGTGTCAGCATCCTTGCATGACACATCAGTTAT GTGCAACCTAGCCCAAGAATATGGTGACGTAATTAACCTCCATGACTGGTACCTGTCTTTTGATGGAATTATCAATTCAAAAGGGAAAAGCAAATTGGTTGGTTCTCCCTCAAAAAAGAAATCAAAAGCCACGCCTCAACAGAGTGGAGCCATGATCCA AGCACGGTTCTGCAGGGCTGTCACTGAGCTCCAAATTACTGGACTTCTTCGGATGCCAAGCAAGAGAAGGCCAGATCTGGTGCAGAGAATTGCATTCGGTCCTTGA
- the LOC125524753 gene encoding low molecular mass early light-inducible protein HV90, chloroplastic-like, translated as MATVMAMSSFAGAAVVPRGPAGRLGARSLPAPGRRALVVRAQSEGPSAPPPNKPKASTSIWDALAFSGPAPERINGRLAMVGFVTALAVEAGRGDGLLSQLGSGTGQAWFAYTVAVLSVASLVPLLQGESAEGRAGAIMNANAELWNGRFAMLGLVALAATEIITGAPFINV; from the exons ATGGCGACTGTGATGGCCATGAGCTCCTTCGCCGGCGCGGCCGTCGTGCCGCGCGGCCCGGCCGGCCGCCTCGGCGCCAGGTCTCTGCCAGCGCCGGGCCGCCGCGCTCTCGTCGTCAGGGCACAGAGCGAGGGCCCGAGCGCACCACCGCCGAACAAACCCAAG GCGAGCACCTCGATCTGGGACGCGCTGGCCTTCAGCGGCCCCGCACCGGAGCGCATCAACGGGCGCCTCGCCATGGTGGGCTTCGTGACGGCGCTTGCGGTGGAGGCGGGCCGCGGCGACGGGCTCCTCTCCCAGCTCGGCAGCGGCACCGGGCAGGCGTGGTTCGCCTACACCGTGGCAGTGCTGTCCGTGGCGTCACTGGTGCCGCTGCTCCAGGGCGAGAGCGCCGAGGGCAGGGCCGGCGCCATCATGAACGCCAACGCGGAGCTCTGGAACGGCCGCTTCGCCATGCTCGGCCTCGTTGCTCTGGCGGCCACGGAGATCATCACCGGCGCGCCCTTCATCAACGTTTAA